From the genome of Scytonema hofmannii PCC 7110, one region includes:
- a CDS encoding MOSC domain-containing protein, with translation MIRVKQLFIHPFKGLTPQKCDRVELRSEHGIPGDRAFALMFDDEGKYFEPTTVPWMKKQHFAMQNDWSGLAALDCSYEPETGILTVKRKGVELLVADTHSPTGRDRIGSFFTGYLAGIYPSQTARHPHRTPIKIVGDFGKTRYPDREAVHISLVSQATIDNLSELAGRSVDVRRFRPNIVLDGVPAWGEFDWLGKEMQLGTARIVVTDRIRRCLNIEVNPETGERDTALLPLLQKNFQHTQTGVLARIVTSGSVAVGELLE, from the coding sequence ATGATTCGCGTCAAACAGTTGTTTATTCACCCATTTAAAGGATTAACTCCCCAAAAGTGCGATCGCGTTGAGTTGCGCTCCGAACATGGCATACCGGGAGATAGAGCTTTTGCCTTAATGTTTGATGATGAGGGCAAATACTTTGAACCCACAACAGTCCCGTGGATGAAGAAGCAACACTTTGCCATGCAAAATGATTGGTCGGGCCTAGCAGCACTCGATTGTTCTTATGAGCCAGAAACAGGGATTTTGACAGTCAAACGTAAAGGCGTGGAGTTATTAGTTGCTGATACACATAGCCCCACTGGACGCGATCGCATTGGTAGTTTTTTCACCGGGTACTTAGCAGGAATTTATCCCAGTCAAACCGCCAGACACCCACATCGCACACCCATAAAGATTGTGGGTGATTTTGGCAAAACTCGCTATCCAGACAGAGAAGCGGTACATATTTCCTTAGTGAGTCAAGCAACTATTGACAACTTGAGTGAGTTAGCTGGGCGTTCAGTAGATGTGCGCCGCTTCCGTCCCAATATTGTTTTAGATGGTGTCCCTGCTTGGGGAGAATTTGACTGGTTGGGAAAAGAAATGCAACTCGGTACAGCCCGAATTGTTGTTACAGACCGAATCCGTCGATGCTTAAATATAGAGGTGAATCCTGAAACAGGAGAGAGAGACACTGCCTTACTTCCTTTGCTACAAAAAAATTTTCAACATACGCAAACTGGTGTGTTGGCACGGATTGTAACCAGTGGTAGTGTGGCAGTTGGAGAGCTTCTAGAGTAA
- a CDS encoding filamentous hemagglutinin N-terminal domain-containing protein: MFVKSLSGRWFCGLGIVGSAIVLSANCSEAQIIPDNTLGAESSVVTPNVVIRGIPSNRIDGGATRGANLFHSFQDFNIGEGRGAYFSNPVGIANILSRVTGSNPSNILGRLGVLSNANLFFINPNGIIFGQNARLDVGGSFLASTANSLVFDQNFEFSTTNPQAPPLLTVKVPNGLQFGDNSGSIRTQSTVLQVPQGNTLALVGSEVRQC, from the coding sequence ATGTTTGTCAAGTCTTTGAGTGGGCGCTGGTTTTGTGGATTGGGTATAGTAGGTAGCGCGATCGTGTTGTCAGCTAATTGTTCAGAAGCACAAATCATTCCGGATAACACTCTGGGGGCTGAAAGTTCAGTCGTGACTCCCAATGTCGTTATCAGAGGGATACCCAGCAATCGAATTGATGGAGGTGCTACAAGAGGGGCAAACCTGTTCCACAGTTTTCAGGACTTCAATATTGGTGAAGGTAGAGGTGCTTATTTTTCAAATCCAGTAGGCATTGCAAACATTCTCAGTCGCGTCACTGGGAGTAATCCCTCAAACATTCTGGGGAGACTCGGTGTGTTGAGTAATGCCAACCTGTTCTTTATAAATCCCAATGGCATTATTTTTGGACAGAATGCCCGATTGGATGTGGGTGGTTCATTTTTAGCAAGTACGGCAAATAGTCTAGTCTTCGATCAAAATTTTGAGTTTAGCACTACAAATCCGCAAGCACCGCCACTGTTAACAGTAAAAGTTCCCAATGGCTTGCAGTTTGGAGACAATTCTGGAAGCATCAGAACTCAATCTACTGTTCTTCAGGTTCCGCAAGGAAACACTTTAGCACTGGTAGGTTCTGAGGTGCGTCAATGTTAA
- a CDS encoding HNH endonuclease, with amino-acid sequence MCGDNLFNGEPIETHHIVPVAEGGSDDSENLKHLHTPCHKQVHSKSKITSLK; translated from the coding sequence GTGTGTGGTGATAACCTATTCAACGGAGAACCAATAGAAACTCATCACATAGTACCTGTGGCTGAGGGTGGTTCTGACGACTCAGAAAACCTCAAGCACTTACACACTCCGTGTCACAAGCAGGTACATTCCAAATCCAAGATAACTAGCTTGAAGTAA
- a CDS encoding FTR1 family iron permease, giving the protein MNISSALPTFVITLREGVEAALVVGIVLALLDKAKQSRLNPWVYAGIVTGVAISALIGFLFTWVIQALTAINPQYTPVVKPLMEGVFSVLAIIMLSWMLIWMTKQAKYMKAQVEGSLSRALKQDLNAGWGVFTLILIAVVREGFETVLFIAANFQQGLIPAIGAIAGIIVAAIIGVLLFKLGVKINIRQFFQVIGVLLVLIVAGLVATALLKFDRATAAFAISNPASESFCFYYDRFTEIHSCILGPMVWNTANILPDREFPGVVLKSLFGYREHLYLVQAIGYVVFVVTVGGLYFRTLLGTDSVSTKN; this is encoded by the coding sequence ATGAATATTAGTTCTGCCTTACCTACGTTTGTCATTACACTCCGAGAAGGAGTGGAAGCCGCTCTTGTTGTTGGGATCGTACTGGCTTTGCTAGACAAAGCAAAGCAATCTCGCCTTAATCCATGGGTTTATGCTGGTATTGTTACTGGTGTTGCTATCAGCGCCCTGATAGGTTTTCTCTTCACTTGGGTTATCCAAGCCCTAACCGCAATTAATCCTCAGTATACCCCTGTAGTTAAACCATTGATGGAAGGTGTATTTAGCGTATTGGCGATTATCATGCTTAGCTGGATGCTGATTTGGATGACCAAACAAGCTAAATACATGAAAGCTCAAGTTGAGGGATCTCTCTCTAGAGCCTTAAAACAAGACTTAAATGCTGGTTGGGGTGTTTTTACTCTCATCTTAATTGCTGTTGTACGTGAGGGCTTTGAAACTGTACTGTTTATTGCTGCTAACTTTCAACAAGGTCTCATTCCTGCTATTGGTGCTATTGCTGGTATCATAGTGGCAGCCATCATAGGTGTACTGTTATTTAAGTTGGGTGTTAAAATCAACATTCGGCAGTTTTTTCAGGTCATAGGTGTTTTACTGGTACTGATTGTAGCTGGGCTAGTTGCAACAGCGTTGCTTAAGTTCGATCGCGCAACTGCGGCTTTTGCCATTAGTAATCCTGCTTCTGAAAGTTTCTGTTTCTATTACGATCGCTTTACCGAAATCCACTCTTGTATACTTGGTCCAATGGTGTGGAACACTGCTAATATTCTTCCCGATCGCGAATTTCCTGGTGTTGTGCTTAAATCTTTGTTTGGCTACAGAGAACATCTCTATCTCGTGCAAGCCATTGGATATGTTGTGTTTGTAGTGACTGTTGGAGGTTTATATTTCCGCACCCTCCTGGGCACAGATAGTGTAAGCACTAAAAATTAG
- a CDS encoding ion channel — MKTARRKAPVSRRMVNRHGSFNVVRKGISHKHWHDPYHLLLTLPWYYTLLVISLGYIIANALFALAYIIGGDGIENARPGNFFDAFFFSVQTMASIGYGAMYPKTPYANFLVTIESLLGLIGLAMGSGLMFARFSLPRARVMFSNIAVITPYNDVPTLMFRVANERENWILEAQVRVTLARTEITKEGDVMRRFYDMPLVRSQSPLFALTWTVMHVIDENSPLYGVTSEEMVEDEMEVVVTFTGLDETVSQTIHARHSYISEEIVWNMRFVDILGKTKDGSRCINYARFHDVVSLDEEKNGLGGC; from the coding sequence ATGAAAACAGCCCGTCGAAAAGCCCCAGTCAGTCGCCGCATGGTGAATCGGCATGGAAGTTTCAACGTCGTGCGTAAAGGAATCTCTCACAAACATTGGCACGATCCGTACCATTTACTACTCACTCTTCCTTGGTATTACACCTTACTAGTCATTAGTTTGGGGTATATCATAGCCAACGCCCTATTTGCCTTGGCATATATTATTGGAGGCGATGGTATAGAAAATGCGCGTCCGGGTAACTTTTTTGACGCCTTCTTCTTTAGTGTTCAGACAATGGCATCAATTGGTTATGGGGCAATGTATCCCAAAACACCGTATGCAAACTTCTTAGTCACTATTGAATCATTACTGGGGTTGATAGGACTGGCAATGGGAAGTGGGTTAATGTTTGCTCGATTTTCGCTTCCTAGAGCACGAGTCATGTTTAGCAATATTGCAGTTATTACACCATATAACGATGTCCCAACTCTCATGTTTCGGGTTGCTAACGAACGGGAAAATTGGATTTTAGAAGCACAAGTCCGGGTTACTTTAGCACGTACTGAAATTACCAAAGAAGGTGACGTAATGCGTCGGTTTTACGATATGCCTCTTGTTCGCAGTCAGTCGCCACTTTTTGCCTTAACTTGGACAGTAATGCACGTTATTGATGAGAATAGCCCTCTTTATGGAGTGACATCTGAGGAAATGGTAGAAGATGAGATGGAAGTGGTGGTTACTTTCACAGGGCTTGATGAAACTGTTTCTCAAACCATCCACGCCCGTCACTCCTACATATCTGAGGAAATTGTTTGGAATATGAGGTTTGTCGATATTTTAGGGAAAACAAAGGATGGCAGTCGCTGTATCAACTATG
- a CDS encoding NB-ARC domain-containing protein: MENATNMSQLPETFIVEVATRSGVTKTELDALLLALSNFSGTEIASKLEISQAAVRKRLGESYRKFGIEGSGNKKLNNLRQQLIAQYQNQANINVAVGKIPQEDWGEAVDVDGFWGREEEIAKLEQWIVGDNSQRCRMVAVLGIGGIGKTVLAAQLAKKVQENFDYLFWRSLSSAPPISDILTQLLRFLPKDPEHELPDNDNSKILWLINVLREHRCLIVLDKVETVLRSGKGRAYERAGEYEEGYEKYGYFFKKIAEAGHESCLLLIGREKPKQVAILEGKNLPVKVLHLLGMNLEEARAMLKDKGFSCSDAQLQELVERYSGNPLALKIVATTVYDLFSNNIAEFLNQIHQETAVYGDIRSLLDQQFNRLSELEKQLMYWLAIHREYVSFTELKANLITSEPATRVLEAVESLLRRSLIEKEAGLGSFRQQSVVMEYVTERIIEQAFEEISQGRTNEFLNAYPLMKARSLEYIHKTQEKLILEPLKNKLLNIFGDQLESHLRRMLANLQTYNPLKKGYAAGNLINLLRQIQIHKTQIDLSGRDFSDLTIWQAYLKNVKLQDTSFTNADLTGSVFTETMSSLVSVRFSPNGEYFAIGTISGEVRLWRTVDIKQIRIFRGHTAWVWAFAFSADSQLLVSGSADYTIKVWDVHTGICLKTLSEHTNKVYTVAFKPNSWILASGSEDESIKLWDVRTGECIKTLNGHEDWVWSVTFSPTDNGILASSSADGKIKIWDINTGECLKTIEGHSGEVYSVAFSPNGQLLASSSEDRTVKLWDVEREKCLKTFIGHQKIVYSVRFSPNGKSLASCGEDRTIKIWNVRTGECLRTLEGHNSQVWAIAFTSSPDGRTLISSSDDQTARLWDVDTGNCLYVLQAYTRGVYSVAFSPNSEILASGGDEPTIKLWKLGTGECFPIEGHQGRLRSVAFSPDERVLASAGGDNTIKLWDITDISNSKCIRTLKGHSNWVWTVVFSSNGQIIASSSEDKTVRIWDSHTGECLKVLEGHTHWVWTVAISLDESTLVSGSADSTVKIWDLHTGECIDTLEDHRDLIWSVAISPNGQFLASGSEDQTVRLWDIKTGKCLHTLEGHSKQVYSVAFSPDGQTLASGSGDGTVKLWQVKTGFCLDTLTRGHTAAIRSVAFSTDGRLLASGSEDENIQLWDVQKCSRLRQIKSDRVYERMEITNIIGLTDAEKASLKALGAIEKGE, from the coding sequence ATGGAAAACGCTACCAATATGTCTCAGCTTCCAGAAACTTTTATCGTAGAGGTAGCAACCAGATCTGGTGTTACTAAAACAGAGTTAGATGCTTTATTGTTGGCATTAAGTAATTTTTCAGGTACTGAAATAGCTTCCAAATTAGAAATTTCTCAAGCAGCAGTGAGAAAAAGATTGGGAGAAAGCTACCGTAAATTTGGTATAGAGGGGAGCGGGAACAAAAAACTCAACAACCTCAGGCAACAGCTCATAGCTCAATACCAAAATCAAGCAAATATAAATGTAGCTGTTGGCAAGATACCTCAAGAAGATTGGGGTGAGGCTGTTGATGTAGATGGTTTTTGGGGTCGCGAAGAGGAAATTGCTAAGCTAGAACAGTGGATTGTGGGGGATAATTCTCAGCGCTGTCGGATGGTAGCAGTGTTGGGAATAGGAGGTATAGGTAAGACAGTCTTAGCAGCACAGCTTGCCAAAAAAGTACAGGAAAATTTTGATTATCTCTTTTGGCGATCGCTGAGCAGTGCTCCACCTATAAGTGATATTCTCACACAGCTACTCCGCTTTCTACCGAAAGATCCAGAACACGAGTTGCCAGACAATGACAACAGCAAAATACTGTGGTTGATCAATGTCTTGAGAGAACACCGTTGTTTGATCGTTTTAGATAAAGTGGAAACCGTGCTTCGCAGTGGTAAAGGTAGGGCATATGAAAGGGCGGGTGAGTATGAAGAAGGATATGAAAAGTATGGCTACTTCTTTAAGAAAATAGCCGAAGCAGGACATGAAAGTTGTCTTTTGCTTATTGGTCGAGAGAAGCCCAAGCAAGTTGCAATATTGGAAGGGAAAAATTTACCAGTCAAGGTGTTGCACCTTTTGGGAATGAATTTGGAAGAAGCAAGGGCAATGCTGAAAGATAAGGGATTTTCTTGTTCGGATGCTCAATTACAGGAATTAGTAGAGAGATACTCCGGTAACCCACTAGCCTTAAAGATAGTCGCTACCACTGTTTATGATTTATTTAGTAATAATATTGCTGAATTTTTAAACCAAATTCACCAGGAAACAGCCGTTTATGGTGATATTCGGTCTCTTTTAGACCAGCAATTTAATCGACTGTCAGAATTAGAGAAACAACTGATGTACTGGTTGGCAATTCATCGCGAATATGTTTCATTTACAGAATTAAAAGCAAATTTAATTACTTCAGAACCCGCAACTAGAGTGTTAGAAGCTGTAGAGTCTTTACTGCGGCGATCGCTAATCGAAAAAGAAGCGGGTTTGGGTAGTTTTCGTCAACAGTCTGTGGTCATGGAATATGTGACAGAACGAATCATAGAGCAAGCTTTTGAAGAAATCAGCCAAGGAAGAACCAATGAATTTCTGAATGCTTACCCATTGATGAAGGCACGATCTCTCGAATATATCCACAAAACTCAGGAAAAACTGATTCTGGAGCCATTAAAAAATAAACTACTTAACATTTTTGGCGACCAATTAGAGTCTCATCTACGTCGAATGTTAGCGAATTTACAGACATATAATCCTTTAAAAAAGGGATATGCTGCTGGGAACTTAATCAATTTATTGCGTCAAATTCAGATCCACAAAACTCAAATTGACTTAAGTGGACGTGATTTTTCAGACTTAACTATTTGGCAAGCCTATCTCAAAAACGTTAAATTACAGGATACCAGCTTTACAAACGCCGACTTGACTGGTTCGGTATTTACTGAAACAATGTCGAGTTTAGTATCAGTGAGATTTAGCCCCAACGGGGAGTATTTTGCTATTGGTACAATTAGTGGAGAAGTTCGTCTGTGGCGGACTGTAGATATTAAACAAATTCGTATTTTTAGAGGACACACTGCTTGGGTTTGGGCATTTGCCTTCAGTGCAGATAGTCAACTTTTGGTAAGTGGTAGCGCAGATTACACCATCAAAGTGTGGGATGTGCATACGGGTATATGTTTAAAAACTCTGAGCGAACACACTAATAAAGTGTATACTGTTGCTTTCAAACCTAATAGCTGGATTTTAGCAAGTGGTAGTGAAGACGAAAGCATTAAACTGTGGGATGTTCGTACAGGAGAATGCATAAAAACTCTTAACGGTCATGAGGACTGGGTTTGGTCAGTGACCTTTAGTCCCACTGACAATGGTATACTAGCCAGTTCCAGTGCTGATGGTAAGATTAAAATATGGGATATTAACACTGGTGAATGCCTGAAAACTATAGAAGGGCATAGTGGTGAGGTTTACTCTGTTGCTTTCAGTCCAAACGGTCAACTATTGGCTAGTAGCAGTGAAGACCGAACTGTTAAACTTTGGGATGTGGAGCGAGAAAAATGCCTGAAAACATTCATTGGTCATCAGAAAATAGTTTATTCAGTCCGCTTTAGTCCAAATGGAAAAAGTCTTGCGAGTTGCGGCGAAGATCGCACCATTAAAATCTGGAATGTTCGTACAGGTGAATGTTTGAGGACTTTAGAAGGGCATAACAGTCAAGTGTGGGCGATTGCATTTACATCTAGTCCCGATGGACGTACTTTAATTAGCAGTAGTGACGATCAAACAGCAAGACTGTGGGATGTAGACACAGGAAATTGCTTGTATGTTTTGCAAGCGTATACCCGTGGCGTTTATTCAGTTGCATTTAGTCCCAATAGCGAAATTCTAGCAAGTGGTGGTGATGAGCCGACAATAAAGCTATGGAAATTAGGTACAGGAGAATGTTTCCCCATTGAAGGACATCAAGGACGCCTGCGTTCCGTTGCTTTTAGCCCTGATGAACGAGTTCTTGCTAGTGCAGGTGGTGACAATACCATAAAACTCTGGGATATTACAGACATTAGCAACAGTAAATGTATCCGAACACTCAAAGGTCATAGTAACTGGGTGTGGACAGTTGTGTTTAGTTCAAACGGGCAAATTATAGCTAGTAGTAGCGAAGACAAAACAGTACGAATCTGGGATTCTCACACAGGTGAGTGTCTGAAAGTTTTAGAAGGACATACTCATTGGGTTTGGACAGTAGCAATTAGTCTTGATGAGAGCACACTTGTCAGTGGAAGTGCTGACAGTACAGTCAAGATCTGGGATCTTCATACAGGTGAGTGTATTGACACTTTAGAAGACCATAGAGATTTAATTTGGTCGGTAGCAATTAGTCCCAACGGACAATTTTTAGCAAGCGGTAGCGAAGACCAAACGGTTAGGCTGTGGGACATCAAAACAGGTAAATGTCTCCATACCTTGGAAGGACACAGCAAACAAGTTTATTCAGTAGCCTTTAGTCCGGATGGGCAAACCCTTGCAAGCGGTAGCGGTGACGGAACCGTTAAATTATGGCAAGTCAAGACAGGTTTTTGTCTGGATACCCTCACACGGGGACACACAGCAGCAATCCGTTCCGTCGCCTTTAGTACTGATGGTCGGCTCTTAGCAAGTGGTAGTGAAGATGAGAACATTCAACTTTGGGATGTCCAAAAGTGTAGCCGATTGCGGCAAATTAAATCCGATCGGGTTTACGAACGCATGGAAATTACAAATATTATTGGTTTGACAGACGCAGAAAAAGCTTCTTTAAAGGCTTTGGGTGCAATAGAAAAAGGAGAGTAA